The Castanea sativa cultivar Marrone di Chiusa Pesio chromosome 11, ASM4071231v1 genome contains a region encoding:
- the LOC142616357 gene encoding uncharacterized protein LOC142616357, protein MKGYPSKQNKSKYFRFHRNLGHDTNKCYDLKQQIEVLIKQGKLKNFLGRDHKDERQPMKGKAKEPIHPLFGEIKIIVEGMTTGSSFRARKTYLWEVQNVQIFGRPPRMIREDEPANVFMDKDARRLHHPHDDAIIITLAIANYTTKRVLIDNGSSADILYYPVFQ, encoded by the coding sequence ATGAAGGGATATCCTAGCAAACAGAATAAAAGCAAGTATTTTCGCTTTCATCGCAACCTTGGGCATGATACAAACAAGTGTTATGATTTGAAGCAACAAATTGAAGTACTTATCAAacaaggaaaattgaaaaatttccttggacgagatcaTAAGGATGAGAGACAGCCAATGAAAGGCAAGGCAAAGGAACCAATACATCCATTGTTTGGAGAAATAAAGATTATTGTAGAGGGCATGACAACAGGAAGCTCGTTCAGAGCTAGGAAGACCTATCTATGGGAAGTTCAGAATGTTCAGATATTTGGACGACCACCAAGGATGATTAGAGAAGATGAGCCGGCCAATGTTTTCATGGACAAAGATGCTAGACGACTGCACCATCCTCATGACGATGCGATTATCATCACTTTGGCGATTGCAAATTATACAACCAAAAGAGTGTTAATAGAtaacgggagctcagcagatATCCTTTATTATCCAGTCTTTCAATAA
- the LOC142616358 gene encoding uncharacterized protein LOC142616358, with protein sequence MSKVSLDESTDTDKCLPLFRVLRKVFEWMDKCQQALKDLKTYLALTPLLSLSKLGEELYLYPAVSPHAVSSALIREEGKIQKPIYYISKALKGAEGRYLPMEKLAFLLITAARKLRPYFQAHVINILTNHPLKKAMNKLEATG encoded by the coding sequence ATGTCCAAAGTCTCACTAGACGAGTCAACAGAcactgacaagtgtttgccgCTTTTCAGAGTATTGAGGAAAGTGTTCGAATGGATGGACAAGTGTCAACAAGCCCTTAAAGACTTGAAGACTTATCTCGCTTTAACCCCGCTGCTGAGCCTGTCCAAACTGGGAGAGGAGTTGTATCTCTATCCAGCAGTGTCTCCCCATGCAGTAAGCTCAGCCTTGATTAGGGAAGAAGGGAAAATACAGAAGCCCATCTACTACATAAGCAAAGCCTTAAAAGGAGCTGAAGGACGGTATCTTCCAATGGAGAAATTAGCATTTTTATTGATAACAGCAGCAAGAAAGCTTAGACCTTATTTCCAGGCCCATGTAATCAACATCCTGACAAATCATCCGTTGAAGAAAGCTATGAATAAGTTGGAGGCCACCGGATGA